A genomic stretch from Musa acuminata AAA Group cultivar baxijiao unplaced genomic scaffold, Cavendish_Baxijiao_AAA HiC_scaffold_1138, whole genome shotgun sequence includes:
- the LOC135671101 gene encoding probable anion transporter 6: MRFPKRYAIILLTFICTSVCYIERIGFSIAYTAAADAIGVNQSSKGLILSTFYYGYVVSQVPGGWAAQYIGGRRVLLLSFVLWSLTCALVPLDANRMYIMVLSRLLVGVAQGFIFPSIHTILAQWVPPHERSRSVSLTTSGMYLGAAGGMLLLPSLVKYGGAQSVFLVEASLGVTWSVMWFRFASDPLRSEHPKAIAAGFGDSMLPVSTLKEKRIPSAGSIRSLGKIPWKRMIFSLPVWAIVVNNFTFHYALYVLMNWLPTYFELGLQLSLQEMGSSKMMPYLNMFIFSNIGGVLADYLITRRIFSVTKTRKLLNTIGFIVSALALMALPSFRNSRGTVLCSSVSLGFLALGRAGFAVNHMDVAPRYAGIVMGISNTAGTLAGIVGVGLTGRILEAAKKDDVDLSSSESWRSVFFIPGYLCIISSLIFLIFATGEKIFE, translated from the coding sequence atgaGATTTCCAAAGCGGTATGCTATTATTTTATTGACCTTCATCTGCACAAGTGTATGCTACATTGAGCGCATCGGATTCTCAATTGCTTATACGGCGGCTGCAGATGCAATCGGTGTGAATCAATCAAGCAAGGGCCTGATACTTTCGACATTCTATTATGGATACGTCGTGTCACAAGTGCCTGGAGGTTGGGCTGCACAGTACATTGGAGGAAGACGTGTTCTGCTTCTTTCGTTTGTGCTGTGGTCACTAACGTGTGCTTTGGTCCCATTAGATGCAAACAGAATGTATATAATGGTGCTCTCCCGCTTGCTCGTAGGGGTGGCACAAGGTTTTATATTTCCGTCCATTCACACAATTCTAGCACAATGGGTCCCTCCGCATGAGCGCTCTCGTTCTGTGTCTCTTACTACTTCAGGGATGTACCTAGGAGCAGCCGGTGGTATGCTCCTACTACCGAGTTTGGTGAAATATGGTGGGGCCCAGTCAGTTTTTCTGGTTGAAGCATCCTTGGGTGTCACATGGTCCGTTATGTGGTTCAGGTTTGCTAGCGACCCACTTCGTTCTGAGCATCCGAAAGCCATTGCTGCTGGTTTTGGAGATTCCATGTTACCAGTTTCAACTCTAAAAGAGAAGAGAATCCCGAGCGCTGGAAGCATACGGTCCCTCGGTAAAATCCCATGGAAGAGAATGATATTCAGCTTACCAGTCTGGGCAATTGTGGTCAACAACTTCACTTTCCACTATGCGCTCTATGTTCTTATGAACTGGTTGCCAACATACTTTGAACTGGGCCTTCAGCTCAGTCTTCAGGAGATGGGATCCTCCAAAATGATGCCTTATCTAAACATGTTCATATTTTCAAACATAGGTGGAGTGTTAGCCGATTATTTGATTACAAGAAGGATCTTTTCGGTGACCAAGACACGTAAACTTCTCAACACCATAGGTTTTATCGTTTCTGCCCTTGCTCTAATGGCCCTTCCATCATTTAGAAATTCCAGAGGAACCGTGCTCTGCTCCTCGGTTTCTCTTGGTTTCTTAGCACTCGGGAGAGCTGGATTTGCGGTAAACCACATGGATGTGGCTCCAAGATACGCAGGAATTGTCATGGGAATTTCCAACACTGCTGGGACCTTGGCTGGTATCGTTGGTGTCGGACTCACAGGAAGGATTCTAGAGGCAGCAAAGAAAGATGATGTGGATCTTTCAAGCTCCGAAAGTTGGAGAAGTGTGTTCTTTATTCCAGGTTATCTCTGCATAATTAGTTCtctcatatttttaatatttgcaACGGGGGAAAAAATTTTCGAGTAA